The following proteins are encoded in a genomic region of Candidatus Stygibacter australis:
- a CDS encoding T9SS type A sorting domain-containing protein, which yields MKIYVVLLLIIISAILFAGMGNELELAKRNQLHSKYNVSRDFITLFSEDFENGAEGWETFDATGISHGIEFWHLSTTGAYEGNSWWMGDEELGGYTDHRYLVLNTPELILAEDNPELHFWFSLCCQDTGGGGAGYNAWDGANVRISTDGGENWSVLAGSPEYNEVSFFSFGVGFGEGQGVPGWGSTTEWVNWTEAVFNLDAYAGESVKIRFAFASDDNYNTADDASMFGFRLDDIAIDTATGIFESNGDGASGDSEMVAEYGATSTGDLWHIYEDSEAPSPTHAMGCFDEETDTYLPGMYNSITTPAFYLPANGNFFWDLDIKLMLDDDSTFPDCDYLMVKKCYQIPGEDWSNWYLISYPQGSPDIEGFAFTGNSETWVPFFPHWGLEYSNISEYAGCNVKLRFILLSNEENEVVPGGFKIDNFRVQQEIYFGPGPQNLIAVTNADQQVELSWDALSEGGGEGWIQWDNSVNDNAIGLDFGGTLHAAARFDTGDMRAYIGGEITQLEFYTGDLPEEMIIHIWSGPDAQNELVNQPYTPNENNWNLIDLDTPILIESNTEYWIGYEVTIDEFSNTAGADAGPAVIGKGDYFAFVPGNWEELSSYGLDYNWNIHAYIEAGERRLPLFPQNSREREITGYNIWRSTESGLDYQNIGACEMIDTPYFLDEEPIASSWNYYVVTALYDSVDGAFSNEARAYVLSDDAVELAYDDGSCEEGLYVGISQNMAVKFTPPANYTRSISQLNFYIETHDIGRTIFEILEGSTGLPGERIGLFIEEAENLHAGWNMVEFSPVSIPDYTSDCFFISIHYFSNLSAIGKDTDTAGNSWITTGGGHIWDEINDGNIMMRTYIYPYEGSDAIELAPASISISCYPNPFNPQTTISFFTTKGTENTEISIYNTKGQRIRSFIIHPDVIGTKSKINSIIWDGKDSQNRSCTTGVYFCRIKSGKQTATSKILLLK from the coding sequence ATGAAAATTTATGTTGTATTACTGTTAATAATTATTTCAGCTATTCTTTTTGCTGGCATGGGAAATGAATTAGAATTAGCAAAGAGAAATCAGCTGCATAGTAAGTATAATGTATCGCGGGATTTTATTACGCTTTTTAGTGAAGATTTTGAGAACGGAGCTGAAGGCTGGGAAACTTTTGATGCAACTGGAATATCGCACGGGATAGAATTCTGGCATTTAAGTACGACGGGAGCTTATGAGGGTAATTCCTGGTGGATGGGTGACGAAGAATTGGGTGGTTATACTGATCATCGCTATCTGGTATTAAATACTCCAGAATTGATTTTGGCAGAGGATAATCCTGAATTGCATTTCTGGTTCAGCTTATGCTGCCAGGATACGGGAGGAGGAGGAGCAGGATACAATGCCTGGGACGGAGCTAATGTGCGTATTTCCACTGATGGAGGAGAAAACTGGTCAGTTCTGGCTGGTTCGCCGGAATATAATGAAGTAAGTTTCTTTTCATTTGGAGTAGGATTTGGTGAAGGTCAAGGTGTTCCCGGCTGGGGCAGCACCACGGAGTGGGTAAATTGGACAGAAGCAGTATTTAATTTAGACGCTTATGCGGGAGAAAGTGTGAAAATACGTTTTGCCTTTGCCTCTGATGATAACTATAATACGGCAGATGATGCCAGTATGTTCGGATTCAGGCTTGATGATATAGCAATTGATACTGCTACGGGGATTTTTGAATCCAATGGTGATGGAGCTTCTGGAGATAGTGAAATGGTTGCCGAATATGGCGCAACCAGTACAGGAGATCTCTGGCATATTTATGAAGACAGCGAAGCTCCCAGTCCCACTCATGCCATGGGATGCTTTGATGAAGAAACCGATACTTACCTGCCCGGAATGTATAATAGCATTACTACTCCGGCATTCTATTTGCCTGCAAATGGAAACTTCTTCTGGGATTTAGATATAAAACTGATGCTTGATGATGACAGTACTTTTCCGGATTGTGACTATTTAATGGTAAAAAAGTGTTACCAGATACCTGGAGAGGACTGGTCAAACTGGTACCTGATTTCTTATCCACAGGGTAGTCCAGACATCGAAGGTTTTGCCTTTACAGGAAATTCTGAAACCTGGGTGCCTTTTTTTCCACATTGGGGTCTTGAATACAGCAATATATCTGAGTATGCCGGATGTAACGTGAAATTACGCTTTATACTGCTCAGTAATGAAGAAAATGAAGTTGTACCCGGTGGATTTAAAATTGATAATTTTAGGGTCCAGCAGGAAATATATTTTGGACCTGGACCACAAAACCTGATCGCTGTGACAAATGCTGACCAGCAGGTGGAATTAAGCTGGGATGCTCTCAGTGAAGGAGGAGGTGAAGGCTGGATTCAATGGGATAATAGTGTTAATGATAATGCAATTGGTCTTGATTTTGGGGGAACCTTGCATGCAGCAGCCCGTTTTGATACGGGTGATATGAGGGCTTATATTGGTGGAGAGATCACTCAGCTTGAGTTCTACACCGGTGATCTGCCAGAGGAAATGATAATTCATATCTGGAGTGGTCCTGACGCACAAAATGAGCTGGTAAATCAACCATATACCCCTAACGAAAACAACTGGAACCTGATTGATCTGGATACACCGATTCTGATTGAAAGCAATACAGAGTACTGGATAGGGTATGAAGTGACAATTGATGAATTTTCTAATACTGCCGGAGCAGATGCAGGACCAGCAGTAATAGGAAAAGGAGATTACTTTGCATTTGTGCCAGGTAACTGGGAGGAATTATCCAGTTATGGTCTTGATTACAATTGGAATATCCATGCTTATATTGAAGCCGGAGAACGTCGTTTGCCCCTGTTCCCCCAAAACAGTCGTGAACGTGAAATTACCGGATATAATATCTGGAGATCAACTGAAAGTGGTCTGGATTATCAGAATATTGGTGCTTGTGAAATGATAGATACTCCCTATTTTCTTGATGAAGAGCCAATTGCTTCGTCCTGGAATTATTATGTGGTCACTGCCTTGTATGATAGCGTAGATGGAGCCTTCAGCAATGAAGCCAGAGCTTATGTGCTGAGTGATGATGCCGTGGAACTGGCTTATGATGACGGATCATGCGAAGAGGGATTATATGTGGGAATTAGCCAAAATATGGCAGTAAAATTTACTCCCCCAGCTAATTATACAAGATCAATCTCGCAATTAAATTTTTATATTGAAACTCATGATATTGGTCGTACTATATTTGAAATTCTGGAAGGCAGTACCGGACTACCAGGTGAAAGGATCGGTCTGTTTATTGAAGAAGCGGAGAACCTGCATGCTGGCTGGAATATGGTTGAGTTTTCTCCGGTATCTATCCCGGATTACACAAGTGATTGTTTCTTCATTTCAATTCACTATTTCTCAAACCTGTCTGCGATTGGCAAAGATACAGATACTGCTGGAAATAGCTGGATTACCACCGGAGGAGGACATATTTGGGATGAAATCAATGATGGCAATATAATGATGCGCACTTATATTTATCCCTATGAGGGTTCTGATGCTATAGAGCTTGCTCCCGCATCTATTTCCATCAGTTGTTACCCAAATCCTTTCAATCCGCAGACAACAATTTCTTTTTTCACCACAAAGGGCACAGAGAACACAGAGATTAGTATATACAATACAAAAGGACAGCGCATTCGCTCATTCATAATTCATCCCGATGTAATCGGGACAAAATCTAAAATTAACTCTATTATCTGGGATGGGAAAGATTCACAAAATCGCTCTTGTACCACAGGCGTATATTTCTGTCGGATCAAATCTGGTAAGCAGACAGCTACAAGTAAGATACTCTTGCTGAAATAG
- a CDS encoding tetratricopeptide repeat-containing sensor histidine kinase: MERQKFLDAISSSEGKKRIDKILEYSLYLRQVDAEESANQAKIVLEYALSHQENYLETVALAYICTAYFYKSDFDQVIYWSDQLFEKGQKYGDNKSMGDSYNLKARLAFSLDDLTTAQENLLKALEYLIKTDSLMDLLSCYNGLGLIHLAKEELDEAHHFLNLALEIAEQKGSEAQHSIRLNISNILYGQRKFEEALAVNMKTLEFYQDNDRISMKATALNNIALCHRNLGDSEKALEYFKEAYLFYHKTKQYNELCRCCNSLANLYIDSQDWVKAEEYLKEAKQLGETHDLKFSLLAVHNSYSSYHEAKGDFQAANEYLRKRFNLNKELTQESNHEKLAELETKYKTEIYKLKTAELDKKNKGMSNQIVELNESLSDLQTTYLSLQNDFEKVVERVNAQDDLLSSQSRMSMMGGMISAIAHQWKQPLNVIWVLVQAIDDSWRFDELNEEFMDNQVKQIGEQVHYMAETVNDFSKFFKPDYVQEYSVAETIEKALKLLAYMLKSIGISLIKELDGNCRLSGNPNELNQVIINIINNAREAIMRDKIIAPEIRIRMNCNKELISITIYNKGNHIKPENLEKIFEPYFTTRGKEGTGIGLQICRQIIENKYNGTINANNCDYGVEFVIEMPKLQR; this comes from the coding sequence ATGGAAAGGCAGAAATTTTTAGATGCGATATCAAGTAGTGAAGGTAAGAAGCGAATAGATAAAATATTAGAATACAGTTTATATTTACGTCAGGTAGACGCAGAAGAAAGTGCTAATCAAGCTAAAATAGTGCTTGAATATGCCCTTAGCCACCAGGAAAATTATCTGGAAACAGTTGCATTAGCTTATATTTGTACCGCTTATTTCTATAAATCAGATTTTGATCAGGTTATCTATTGGAGTGACCAGCTTTTTGAGAAAGGCCAAAAATATGGTGATAATAAATCCATGGGAGACAGCTATAACCTGAAAGCGCGGTTGGCATTTAGTCTTGATGATCTGACAACCGCTCAGGAGAATCTGCTGAAGGCATTAGAGTATCTGATCAAAACCGATTCATTAATGGATTTACTAAGCTGTTATAATGGATTAGGATTAATTCATCTGGCAAAAGAGGAACTGGATGAAGCGCATCATTTTCTAAATCTTGCCTTAGAGATTGCTGAACAGAAGGGAAGTGAGGCTCAGCATTCAATAAGACTTAATATTAGCAATATATTATATGGTCAAAGAAAATTTGAAGAAGCCTTAGCAGTAAATATGAAGACGCTGGAATTCTATCAGGACAATGACAGGATCAGTATGAAAGCGACAGCTTTGAATAATATCGCCCTTTGTCATAGAAACCTTGGAGATTCTGAGAAGGCTCTGGAATATTTCAAGGAAGCATATTTATTTTATCATAAGACAAAGCAGTATAATGAATTATGCAGATGCTGCAATTCTTTGGCAAATTTATATATCGATAGTCAGGATTGGGTTAAAGCTGAAGAATATTTAAAAGAAGCGAAACAGCTTGGGGAAACACATGATCTGAAATTTAGTTTATTAGCAGTTCATAACAGCTATTCCAGTTACCATGAGGCTAAGGGTGATTTTCAGGCAGCAAATGAATATCTTCGTAAAAGATTTAACCTCAATAAAGAACTGACTCAGGAAAGTAATCATGAGAAACTGGCAGAACTTGAAACGAAATATAAGACAGAAATATATAAGCTGAAAACTGCAGAATTAGATAAGAAAAATAAGGGAATGAGCAATCAGATAGTAGAATTGAATGAGTCACTGTCAGATTTGCAGACCACCTATTTATCGCTTCAGAATGACTTCGAGAAAGTAGTTGAACGAGTTAATGCTCAGGATGATCTTTTGAGCTCTCAATCAAGAATGTCTATGATGGGAGGAATGATATCAGCAATTGCTCATCAGTGGAAGCAGCCTTTAAATGTTATCTGGGTGCTGGTGCAGGCAATTGATGATTCGTGGCGTTTTGATGAACTTAATGAAGAATTCATGGATAATCAGGTGAAGCAGATAGGTGAACAGGTTCATTATATGGCTGAGACAGTGAATGATTTCAGTAAATTCTTCAAGCCTGACTATGTGCAGGAATACAGTGTGGCTGAAACAATAGAAAAAGCACTGAAGCTATTGGCATATATGCTAAAAAGCATTGGCATTAGTCTGATCAAAGAGCTGGATGGCAATTGTAGATTGAGCGGAAATCCTAATGAATTAAATCAGGTAATAATAAATATTATAAATAATGCCCGGGAAGCTATAATGCGGGATAAAATTATTGCTCCAGAGATCAGGATCAGAATGAACTGCAATAAAGAGCTGATTTCTATCACAATTTATAATAAAGGGAATCATATAAAACCCGAAAACCTGGAGAAGATATTTGAGCCATACTTTACTACCCGGGGGAAAGAAGGAACTGGAATTGGTTTGCAGATCTGTCGTCAAATAATAGAGAATAAATATAATGGCACTATCAATGCGAATAATTGTGATTATGGAGTGGAATTTGTGATCGAGATGCCAAAATTACAAAGATAA
- a CDS encoding tetratricopeptide repeat-containing sensor histidine kinase, translating into MERKKFLDRIATSEGEEKTKALMDYSQYLQQTDPLESVKQAKLVLEIARAQNDIQLEINAMINIANAYICNSDFPKAEHWINFLLRTGTKNKIPKALGTAYALKARVDLSQNNATSSLQNMLLALEYFLETNDQFDLLSCYNGLGIIHLMKTELDEAYHYYQLALQIAEKIGSNAKHSIRVNIGIIQTEQKKYKEALESNFISLEYFRENDQKTSEATALYNIGFCYYQLEELTDSLTYLEKSYALSKDLNEKYLLSKRCNAVATTLVKMGELDKALPYIEESVKLAEKYDLQWDMALGYETYSLYYKERGDYQQAYDYLQKVLSLKDKINKENTQGKIAELEAKYKTQIYKLQNTELDESNKAMSNQITELNESLSGLQTTYLSLQKDFEKVVERVNAQDDLLSSQSRMSLMGGMISAIAHQWKQPLNVIWVLVQAIDDSWHFDELNEEFMDNQVKQIGEQVHYMADTVNDFSKFFKPEYVQEYSVAETIEKALKLLAYMLKSSGISLIKELDDNCRLSGNPNELNQVIINIINNAQEAILRDKIIAPEIRIRMNCNKEQISITIYNKGNHIKPENLEKIFEPYYTTRGKEGTGIGLQICRQIIENKYNGTINANNCEGGVEFVIEMPN; encoded by the coding sequence ATGGAAAGAAAAAAATTCTTAGACCGTATAGCCACTAGTGAAGGCGAGGAAAAGACGAAAGCGTTGATGGATTATTCTCAATATTTACAGCAGACTGATCCTCTGGAAAGTGTTAAACAAGCGAAACTTGTGCTCGAGATAGCGCGTGCACAAAACGATATACAACTGGAAATAAATGCTATGATCAATATTGCGAATGCCTATATTTGTAATTCTGATTTTCCAAAAGCTGAGCACTGGATAAATTTCTTACTAAGAACAGGTACCAAAAATAAAATACCAAAAGCCTTGGGAACAGCCTATGCTTTGAAAGCTCGCGTTGACTTAAGCCAAAACAACGCCACTTCATCACTGCAAAATATGCTGCTGGCACTGGAATATTTTCTGGAAACAAATGATCAATTTGACCTGTTAAGCTGTTATAATGGACTTGGAATCATCCACCTGATGAAAACAGAGTTAGATGAAGCATATCACTATTATCAACTGGCTCTGCAGATAGCAGAAAAAATTGGCAGTAATGCTAAACATTCCATCAGAGTAAATATTGGAATTATTCAAACTGAGCAGAAAAAGTATAAAGAGGCTTTGGAATCTAACTTCATTTCTCTGGAATATTTTCGCGAAAATGATCAGAAAACCTCTGAAGCGACTGCACTGTATAATATCGGCTTTTGTTATTACCAGTTAGAAGAATTAACAGATTCTCTTACCTATCTGGAAAAGTCTTATGCTCTCAGTAAAGATTTGAACGAAAAATATCTTCTCAGCAAGAGGTGCAATGCCGTTGCCACAACTCTTGTAAAAATGGGAGAGTTAGACAAAGCTCTGCCCTATATCGAAGAATCTGTGAAACTGGCAGAAAAGTATGATCTGCAATGGGACATGGCTCTTGGCTACGAAACCTATTCCCTTTATTATAAAGAAAGGGGAGATTATCAGCAGGCGTATGATTATCTTCAAAAAGTGTTATCACTGAAAGATAAAATAAACAAAGAAAATACTCAGGGAAAAATTGCCGAACTGGAAGCAAAATATAAAACTCAGATATATAAGTTACAAAACACTGAATTAGATGAAAGTAATAAAGCAATGAGCAATCAGATAACAGAATTGAATGAGTCATTGTCAGGTTTGCAGACTACCTATTTATCGCTTCAGAAGGACTTTGAAAAAGTAGTTGAGCGAGTTAATGCTCAGGATGATCTTTTAAGCTCTCAATCAAGAATGTCTTTGATGGGAGGGATGATATCAGCAATTGCTCATCAGTGGAAGCAGCCATTAAATGTTATCTGGGTATTGGTGCAGGCAATTGATGATTCATGGCATTTTGATGAGCTTAATGAAGAATTCATGGATAATCAGGTGAAGCAGATAGGTGAACAGGTTCATTATATGGCAGATACAGTGAATGATTTCAGTAAATTCTTTAAGCCTGAATATGTGCAGGAATACAGTGTGGCGGAGACGATAGAAAAAGCTTTGAAGCTATTGGCATATATGCTCAAAAGCAGTGGCATTAGTCTGATCAAAGAGCTGGATGACAATTGTAGATTGAGTGGAAATCCTAATGAATTAAATCAGGTAATAATAAATATCATTAATAATGCCCAGGAAGCCATCTTGCGGGATAAAATTATTGCTCCAGAGATCAGGATCAGAATGAACTGCAATAAAGAGCAGATTTCTATCACAATTTATAATAAAGGGAATCATATAAAACCAGAAAACCTGGAGAAGATATTTGAGCCATACTATACAACGCGAGGGAAAGAGGGAACTGGAATAGGTCTGCAAATTTGCCGTCAAATAATAGAGAATAAATATAATGGCACTATCAATGCGAATAATTGTGAGGGGGGAGTAGAATTTGTGATCGAGATGCCAAATTAA
- a CDS encoding PEP/pyruvate-binding domain-containing protein, translated as MAKDNIEKSTALIRNLEETQKGSQTLPKDYQWLLDLSIGKKGINERCRTLLDEYYHRYSNHKVVTEDLVQVALSDLWFYDQCAERDQAFKLILAIFSNLLQQYIDTGILDRLMQTLIRFAGKLAEQDNPCMSAINECLELIKNIYQSDPYIVERNSTYIKNHFKVVYEIGEIGESCVSYCREILQGVYARWFELPELEVWYAEKKQLFGSDYSDLIRGMGREYIKSQRDQLIKIDNWEELSKLAFFGDIAQKYRSMITKFNTSQEKIYYILYLFKLEDMYQMRKSLLMDLNRIMRKVGEEIQAKEMKKFTVEIFGLFKELKDKYRETVLDSTLSLGKTILGLKDHDLTHKFIDLVIELGFVSPQGMKIDKEWQVVIDSNHIKNIRIWLQLVELDPIRMNRLLSALIVNLRIGGIFVSDTDLFQKDISWFLNGKVQAIFKQVKQLARLFPIYYNKIGAEGELRELTTAIDEIGRRQDRLMHFFRKQVHTESNNTNVNLACNILIYWETGAIAPMESALPADVLKFLDTSSEYYIHNHELVELLSNEYDCDVIGLTKLNQRKLEQSIEEHTQIPKIYRKKVFYLIRIYNILVEKYSFGITDLNKTLSRSHFFNKAEIDDLLHLLNSNKNEEALGKLFLMMKKLMGVIFAEGKTEAREDIYYKRHVAAGIPSMYGEYSEPRFDALGLIFRLEKIAKILLEEIEASVDLKYLTHKTLKRVYRLLRLYETGLEMDGISNPGFSSNLEMFHYSLESSFTLDQYQNLVQFLAENTKEIVKEYFYRIYEQPLKEITHQYIDTEDKEEILKQSDKLSEQFYRDLLTSAFIIQKLDNFIMTLLKSIRDVVQDYEKHHLPLLMSYEPDQIVSPLYLLTPELDNPIFLGSKAYFLKVMLSKGFPIPPGFVLSTELFRHRPLVLRPGVLRDDILFKIRKQVSRLQKLTGRIYGEPSNPLLLSVRSGTAISMPGAMNTFLNVGMNDEIAEEMSKQENMGWTAWDSYRRLLQSWGMAQQIKRDEFDDIIQGYKEEFGIEMKQNLSKDQMKTIAKAYKQKILDCGKKFIDDPYEQLTGAIGYVLDSWDSKRALVYREQMQIANEWGTAVVVQQMVLGNMSENSGTGVLFTHDPSSNQPGLKLYGEYTVCSQGEDIVAGLVNVLPLTSNQAKIAGNDGSESLEAKLPLIYNRLNELAAQMIYEHGFSHQEIEFTFESDQPEGLYILQTRNQDIQTKQDFEIFSQKREEMEFAGSGIGIGGGALNGILAFDDEDLQKYREQYPDKAMILVRPDTVPDDIGMIFKCDGLITGRGGATSHAAVTAVRLGIVCIVNCKQLEVDEDNKCCKINDKKLRSGDEVAIDGHFGSIFVGNYDVHTERMAYQG; from the coding sequence ATGGCAAAAGATAATATAGAAAAATCAACGGCACTGATCAGGAATCTGGAAGAAACGCAGAAGGGCAGTCAAACCTTACCCAAGGATTATCAATGGCTGCTGGATCTATCAATTGGCAAAAAGGGAATAAATGAGCGTTGCCGGACTTTACTGGATGAATATTATCATCGCTATTCCAATCATAAAGTGGTAACAGAAGACCTGGTGCAGGTGGCATTGAGCGATCTGTGGTTTTATGATCAATGCGCAGAACGTGACCAGGCATTTAAATTGATCCTGGCAATTTTCTCTAATCTCTTACAACAGTATATTGATACTGGGATACTGGACAGGCTGATGCAAACACTGATCCGTTTTGCCGGTAAACTTGCAGAGCAGGATAATCCATGTATGTCAGCAATAAATGAGTGCCTGGAGCTAATCAAAAATATATATCAAAGCGATCCTTATATTGTAGAGCGGAACAGCACTTATATCAAAAACCACTTTAAGGTGGTTTATGAGATAGGGGAAATTGGCGAAAGTTGTGTTAGTTATTGCCGTGAAATACTTCAGGGTGTTTATGCGAGGTGGTTTGAACTGCCTGAGCTGGAAGTATGGTATGCGGAAAAGAAGCAGTTATTTGGGAGTGATTATAGCGATTTAATCAGAGGTATGGGCAGGGAATATATAAAGAGTCAGCGAGACCAGTTAATAAAAATTGATAACTGGGAAGAACTAAGCAAACTGGCGTTTTTTGGAGATATTGCCCAGAAATACCGCAGTATGATAACGAAATTCAATACCAGTCAGGAGAAAATATATTATATTTTATATCTCTTTAAGCTGGAAGATATGTATCAGATGCGCAAAAGCTTACTTATGGATTTGAACAGGATCATGCGAAAAGTGGGAGAAGAGATCCAGGCCAAGGAGATGAAAAAATTCACGGTTGAGATATTTGGTCTATTTAAGGAATTAAAGGATAAGTATCGGGAAACCGTTCTGGATAGTACCTTATCGTTGGGGAAAACGATATTGGGATTAAAGGATCATGATCTAACCCACAAATTTATAGATTTAGTGATAGAACTGGGATTTGTGTCACCGCAGGGTATGAAAATAGATAAAGAGTGGCAGGTGGTGATAGACAGTAATCATATCAAGAATATCAGAATCTGGCTACAACTTGTGGAACTTGATCCAATCAGGATGAACCGGTTATTAAGTGCCTTGATAGTGAATCTGCGGATCGGTGGGATATTTGTTTCAGATACTGATCTTTTTCAGAAGGATATTTCCTGGTTCCTGAATGGAAAAGTGCAAGCGATTTTTAAGCAGGTGAAACAATTAGCCCGGCTGTTCCCCATATATTATAATAAGATCGGAGCTGAGGGCGAATTACGGGAATTAACCACAGCCATAGATGAAATTGGCAGACGCCAGGACAGACTGATGCACTTTTTCAGGAAACAGGTGCACACAGAAAGCAATAATACCAATGTTAATCTGGCATGTAATATCCTGATATACTGGGAGACTGGAGCTATAGCACCAATGGAATCTGCTCTACCGGCAGATGTGCTGAAATTTCTGGATACCAGTAGCGAATATTACATTCATAATCATGAACTGGTGGAACTGCTCAGCAATGAATATGATTGTGATGTGATAGGATTGACGAAGCTGAATCAGCGTAAACTGGAACAATCAATTGAAGAGCATACTCAAATACCAAAAATATATCGTAAAAAAGTATTCTACCTGATCAGGATCTATAATATTCTGGTAGAAAAATATAGTTTTGGAATTACAGATTTGAATAAAACCCTGAGCAGGAGTCACTTTTTTAATAAAGCAGAGATAGACGATCTGCTGCACCTTTTGAATTCTAATAAAAATGAGGAAGCACTGGGAAAATTATTTCTAATGATGAAGAAGCTGATGGGAGTGATATTTGCCGAGGGAAAAACGGAAGCAAGAGAGGATATATATTATAAACGGCATGTTGCAGCGGGAATACCATCAATGTATGGTGAATACAGTGAGCCGAGGTTTGATGCCCTGGGATTGATATTCCGTCTGGAAAAAATAGCTAAAATCCTGCTGGAAGAGATAGAAGCCAGTGTGGATCTTAAGTATTTGACCCATAAAACTTTGAAGCGGGTTTACCGATTATTAAGGCTATATGAGACCGGACTTGAGATGGATGGCATCAGCAATCCAGGATTCAGTTCTAATCTGGAGATGTTCCATTACAGTCTGGAATCCAGTTTCACTCTCGATCAATACCAGAACTTAGTTCAGTTTCTGGCAGAAAACACCAAAGAGATCGTAAAGGAATATTTTTACCGGATATATGAGCAGCCTTTGAAAGAGATCACACATCAATATATTGATACGGAAGATAAAGAAGAAATATTAAAGCAGTCAGATAAGCTTTCTGAGCAGTTTTATCGTGATCTGCTCACTTCGGCATTCATAATCCAGAAACTTGATAATTTCATTATGACACTTTTGAAATCTATTCGTGATGTTGTGCAGGATTATGAAAAGCATCATTTGCCCCTGCTCATGAGCTATGAACCTGATCAGATAGTGAGTCCGCTCTATTTATTAACACCTGAACTGGATAATCCCATATTTCTGGGTTCTAAGGCGTATTTTTTGAAAGTTATGCTCAGCAAGGGTTTTCCTATCCCACCGGGCTTTGTATTATCTACTGAGCTTTTCCGTCATCGACCTTTGGTATTAAGACCGGGAGTACTTCGAGATGATATTTTGTTCAAAATCCGTAAACAAGTTAGTAGATTACAGAAACTTACAGGTAGAATTTATGGAGAACCATCTAATCCACTATTATTGAGTGTGCGATCAGGAACTGCAATTTCCATGCCCGGAGCTATGAACACTTTCCTGAATGTGGGTATGAATGATGAGATTGCCGAAGAGATGAGCAAACAGGAAAATATGGGCTGGACAGCCTGGGATTCTTACCGTCGTCTTTTGCAAAGCTGGGGAATGGCACAACAAATCAAACGTGATGAATTTGATGATATTATTCAAGGCTATAAAGAAGAATTTGGCATTGAAATGAAGCAGAATCTGAGCAAAGATCAGATGAAAACCATTGCTAAAGCCTATAAACAGAAAATCCTGGATTGTGGAAAAAAATTCATTGATGATCCTTATGAACAATTAACTGGGGCGATCGGCTATGTGCTGGATAGCTGGGATTCCAAACGAGCACTGGTTTATCGGGAACAAATGCAGATAGCAAATGAATGGGGGACAGCAGTAGTAGTCCAGCAGATGGTGCTGGGTAATATGAGCGAAAATTCCGGTACAGGGGTGCTTTTTACTCATGATCCATCAAGTAATCAACCGGGCTTGAAACTTTATGGTGAATATACAGTGTGCAGCCAGGGAGAAGATATTGTGGCAGGATTGGTGAACGTTTTGCCTTTGACAAGCAATCAGGCAAAAATCGCCGGAAATGACGGAAGTGAAAGTCTGGAAGCAAAATTACCTTTGATCTATAATCGCTTGAATGAATTAGCGGCTCAGATGATCTATGAGCATGGGTTTAGCCATCAGGAGATAGAATTTACTTTTGAATCTGACCAGCCGGAAGGATTATATATATTACAGACCCGTAATCAGGATATCCAGACTAAACAGGATTTTGAAATATTTTCTCAAAAACGTGAAGAAATGGAATTTGCCGGAAGCGGAATCGGAATTGGCGGTGGAGCCCTGAACGGGATACTGGCATTTGATGATGAAGACCTACAGAAATACCGGGAGCAATATCCTGATAAGGCGATGATCCTGGTTCGTCCTGACACGGTACCAGATGATATTGGAATGATTTTTAAGTGTGATGGCTTGATAACCGGCAGAGGTGGAGCAACTTCTCATGCAGCAGTTACGGCAGTGCGTTTGGGAATTGTGTGCATAGTAAATTGTAAGCAATTAGAAGTTGATGAAGATAATAAATGCTGCAAAATCAATGACAAGAAACTTCGAAGTGGTGATGAAGTAGCAATTGACGGTCATTTTGGAAGTATCTTTGTTGGGAATTATGATGTTCATACTGAGCGGATGGCATATCAGGGATAG